GATTTAGATAGCTCTTCGCCGACTTTAGGCACAATGAAAACCTTGATGATCTCACCACGGGTTTTGTGCGGAACACCGACAGTGACAGCTTCCTGCACTTTTGGATGCTCGTAGAGTACTTCATCAATTTCGCGTGGGTACACGTTGTATCCGGCAACTATGATCATGTCTTTCTTACGATCGACAATGTAGAAATACCCTTCTTCATCCATTGTGGCGATGTCGCCAGTGTACAACCAGCCGTTACGCAGCGTAGAAGCTGTTTCATCCGGACGGTTCCAGTAACCCATCATAACCTGAGGGCCACGGATAACAAGCTCGCCTATCTTGCCGGTAGGGAGCGGAACACTGCCCACTTCCATATCAACAATACGCGCCTCTGTGTCTGGAAACGGCAGACCAATGGAGCCGTTTTTAGAAACACCCATGAGCGGGTTCAAATGTGTTACCGGAGAGGCTTCTGTAAGGCCGAAACCTTCGAGCAGCTTGGAGCCGGTAATTTTTTTGAACTGTCTCATCTGTTCAACCGGCATCGGGGATGAACCGGAAATACAGTACTTGATGCAACTTAAGTCATACTTAGGAAGACTTTTTTGTTGCATAAGTGAAATGTATACAGACGGCGCACCCGGAAAGATGGTCGGTTTGTATTTTTGAATTCCGTCGAGAACGTCTTTAGGCACGTATCGAGGGAAAGGAATAACAGTAGCACCAATGACGCATGGGAACAGCATGCTAACCGTAAGACCAAAAACGTGGAAATACGGAAGTAGTCCGAGGAACGTATGATGTTCTTCGGAGATGGCTGCCAGCATGGCATTACACTGCTCAACGTTAGCTGTAAGGTTGGCGTGAGAAAGCATTACACCTTTGGCAATACCAGTGGTGCCGCCTGTATACTGTAACAGAGCAACGGAGTTTTTAGGGTCCTTAACAGGGACACTTAATTGTTCTTTAGATGCGAAAAGTGTTTTCCACGGAAGTACGGATTTATTGTCATACGGAATATCGATGTGCGTTTTCTGCCACTTGTTTTTAAGTGTATAAACAGTGTTCAGCGGAAAACTAAGCGCATCAGAAATACGCGTTACAAAGTACTTCTCGATAGGAAGTTTTTTGCGCAGTTTTGCGATTTTAGGCCACACAAGGTCAAGCGTGATCATGTGCTTTGCGCCGCAATCATGAATTTGATGAACCAGTTCCTTCTCCATATAGAGAGGGTTGGTCATAACAACTATGCCGCCAGCCTTAAGCACTCCCCAAAGTGCGATCATGGTCTGTGGCAAGTTTGGCATCATGATAGATACGCGATCACCGGGCTTAACACCTTGTTCTCGCAGGTTCGCTGCAAAGCGTTCTGCCAGTGTGTGTAGCTTTTTGTATGTAAGCTTGTAGTTTTTAAATACTACTGCGTTACGTTTCGGCGTTTTTTCCGCCGCATCGTCAAGAAAGCTCGGAATGGAGACATTCTTGTACTTCAGATTCGCCGGTACGTCCGGATCGTAGTTGTCCAGCCACGGGCGTTCGAGTGGTAAAACTTTTTTGTTCATATCGTATTGGTATTGCTAGGGTTGATATGAGTACAGCCGTCATTTTTGATATTGTGTAATACCTTGTGAGGCGCGATTGTGCAACCCCCTGAGATAGAATTGATGCCTTATTAAATGAGTAAAGCCCGCAGTTGCGGGCTTTACATATATACTATGACGTTACGTTTTACAGCAGACCGGAGTCCACCAGAACCGCTTTAAGTTTTTTTAAGTTTTCGTCAGCAAGTGGCACCATAGGCAGTCTGAAATCTGTATCCATTTTGCCCTGCAAAGCAAGTGCAGTTTTAACTGGAATAGGGTTAGACTCCATAAACATAGCTCTGTTCAGTGGCTGCATTTCAAAATGCAGTTTACGTGCTGTCGAAATGTCGCCTTCGTTCCATGCGTTGCATAGACTTGCCATTTTGTTAGGCAGAAGGTTGGACACTACGGAGATAACACCGGCACCACCAATTGAGAGAAGTGGCAGCAGGGTGAAGTCATCGCCGGAGAGCACGTTAAGGGAAGCGCCGCACTGTTCAATGAGGTCAGAAACCTGAATAAGGTTGCCAGTAGCTTCTTTGATACCAACGATCTGAGGAATATCTTTATGCAAACGCGCAACAGTTGAAGGCATAATGTTGCTGCCGGTTCTACCCGGAACATTATAGAGCACCATAGGCATGCTGATTGTGTCAGCAATATATTTGAAGTGCTGGTAAATGCCTTCCTGAGTCGGTTTGTTGTAGTAAGGGCTTATGAGAAGAACGCCGTCCGCACCTGCTTCTTTAGCAAACTGGGTGAGGTGGACAGCCTCTTTTGTGTTGTTGGAACCGGCACCGGCGAGAACCGGCACGCGCTTGTTTGCCTGATCTACACAGATTCGGATGGCTTCTTTGTGCTCATCATGGGTAAGAGTCGCAGATTCGCCAGTGGTGCCGCACGGTACTAAACCGTGGATGCCTTCAGTAATCTGCCATTCAATGTGTGCACGAAAGCGGTCTTCGTCAATTTTGCCATCTTGAAATGGAGTAACCAGTGCAGTATAGGCTCCGGAAAAATTCATATAGCCTCCTCATGTGGGCAAAGTGCTGCCCGCAGCGGGTTTGTAGTGTTAGTCTAACGTAAGTCCGAGTGATTCAAGCACAGCACTGCCGGAGTAAATAACAAGCGCTTTACCCTTTAAGAAAACGCTCTTGCCTTCAATGGATATGCTCAGGATTTCTCCGCCGGAAGACTTTACACGTACATTAGTGCCGGTCAGCCCAAGGGCGTTTGCTACAACAACGCCAGCTACAGCACCAGTACCGCAGGCAAAAGTTTCATCTTCAACGCCGCGTTCGTACGTGCGAAGATGTACGTTTTCGCGGTCAATAACACTCATAAAGTTCGCATTAGTACCAGCAGGGGAAAACACATCATGGTAACGAACAAGAGCACCAAGCTCTTTTACGTTAAGCGCAGATGCATCTTCTGCAATGTATACAGCATGCGGAACACCGGTGTTAACGAAATGGATTTCGTTGTCACCGTCTTTCAGAGTAATTGGTTTGTTTAATTCTAGTCCTAAAGGCGGGGTGAGTTCAACTTTGATCTC
This genomic interval from Halodesulfovibrio sp. MK-HDV contains the following:
- the dapA gene encoding 4-hydroxy-tetrahydrodipicolinate synthase, with amino-acid sequence MNFSGAYTALVTPFQDGKIDEDRFRAHIEWQITEGIHGLVPCGTTGESATLTHDEHKEAIRICVDQANKRVPVLAGAGSNNTKEAVHLTQFAKEAGADGVLLISPYYNKPTQEGIYQHFKYIADTISMPMVLYNVPGRTGSNIMPSTVARLHKDIPQIVGIKEATGNLIQVSDLIEQCGASLNVLSGDDFTLLPLLSIGGAGVISVVSNLLPNKMASLCNAWNEGDISTARKLHFEMQPLNRAMFMESNPIPVKTALALQGKMDTDFRLPMVPLADENLKKLKAVLVDSGLL
- a CDS encoding long-chain fatty acid--CoA ligase, with product MNKKVLPLERPWLDNYDPDVPANLKYKNVSIPSFLDDAAEKTPKRNAVVFKNYKLTYKKLHTLAERFAANLREQGVKPGDRVSIMMPNLPQTMIALWGVLKAGGIVVMTNPLYMEKELVHQIHDCGAKHMITLDLVWPKIAKLRKKLPIEKYFVTRISDALSFPLNTVYTLKNKWQKTHIDIPYDNKSVLPWKTLFASKEQLSVPVKDPKNSVALLQYTGGTTGIAKGVMLSHANLTANVEQCNAMLAAISEEHHTFLGLLPYFHVFGLTVSMLFPCVIGATVIPFPRYVPKDVLDGIQKYKPTIFPGAPSVYISLMQQKSLPKYDLSCIKYCISGSSPMPVEQMRQFKKITGSKLLEGFGLTEASPVTHLNPLMGVSKNGSIGLPFPDTEARIVDMEVGSVPLPTGKIGELVIRGPQVMMGYWNRPDETASTLRNGWLYTGDIATMDEEGYFYIVDRKKDMIIVAGYNVYPREIDEVLYEHPKVQEAVTVGVPHKTRGEIIKVFIVPKVGEELSKSEILSHCREKLANYKVPKQVEFREELPKTIVGKVLRRALRTEEEQKQESKKAAAKAKCECVETDKEQGQPEPVTSQKATSEEAQAEATIQQEQMIHAEVTSDEAEAVSTATTEPAVEATAETKTVQ
- the dapF gene encoding diaminopimelate epimerase, with protein sequence MNPTMDHVAIFKMQGCGNDFVFIDNREYNVPVSHMSEWAQKICRRAFGVGADGLVFLEESDDTTLDYRWHFYNADGSRAEMCGNASRCAAKLAVQIGLAGPVHTFGTDAGPIRAEFCDDGEIKVELTPPLGLELNKPITLKDGDNEIHFVNTGVPHAVYIAEDASALNVKELGALVRYHDVFSPAGTNANFMSVIDRENVHLRTYERGVEDETFACGTGAVAGVVVANALGLTGTNVRVKSSGGEILSISIEGKSVFLKGKALVIYSGSAVLESLGLTLD